A DNA window from Streptomyces bacillaris contains the following coding sequences:
- a CDS encoding DUF4097 family beta strand repeat-containing protein: MAVSKRTVAEPQKLAFDDPVTALQVRVVGGTVNVVGTDEPGARLEVSAVEGPPLLVTYENGRLTVAYEDLPWQDLLRWLDPGGRRRSAVVSLTVPAAASVEVGVVGAGAVVSGIEGRTDVRGVTGDITLVGLSGAVRGDSVSGSLEAQGVTGDLRFHSVAGDLTVVDGAGTSVRAESISGDMVLDVEPSAAASDRPTDIRLTTVSGEIAIRLPHPADARVEANTASGAVSNAFEDLRVGGQWGAKKITGTLGAGTGTLKATTVSGSIALLRRPPAEEAAHGAEPTGKVL; encoded by the coding sequence ATGGCTGTGTCGAAGCGGACCGTCGCCGAGCCGCAGAAGCTCGCCTTCGACGACCCGGTGACCGCCCTTCAGGTACGCGTCGTCGGCGGCACGGTCAACGTGGTCGGGACCGACGAGCCGGGCGCCCGGCTGGAGGTCTCCGCCGTCGAGGGCCCGCCGCTCCTGGTGACGTACGAGAACGGCCGACTGACCGTGGCGTACGAGGACCTCCCCTGGCAGGACCTCCTGCGCTGGCTCGACCCCGGCGGGCGCCGCCGCAGCGCGGTCGTCTCGCTCACCGTGCCCGCCGCCGCCTCGGTGGAGGTCGGCGTGGTCGGGGCGGGGGCCGTCGTCTCCGGGATCGAGGGGCGCACCGACGTACGGGGCGTCACCGGGGACATCACCCTGGTCGGGCTGAGCGGGGCGGTCCGCGGGGACTCCGTGTCGGGCAGCCTGGAGGCCCAGGGCGTCACCGGGGACCTGCGCTTCCACTCGGTGGCCGGGGACCTGACGGTGGTGGACGGGGCGGGCACCTCGGTCCGGGCCGAGTCGATCAGCGGGGACATGGTGCTGGACGTCGAGCCTTCGGCCGCCGCCTCGGACCGGCCCACCGACATCCGGCTCACCACGGTCTCCGGCGAGATCGCGATCCGGCTGCCGCACCCGGCGGACGCCCGCGTCGAGGCGAACACCGCGAGCGGGGCCGTCTCCAACGCCTTCGAGGACCTGCGGGTCGGCGGGCAGTGGGGCGCGAAGAAGATCACCGGCACGCTGGGCGCCGGGACCGGGACCCTGAAGGCGACGACCGTCTCCGGTTCGATCGCCCTGCTGCGCAGGCCCCCGGCCGAGGAGGCCGCCCACGGTGCCGAGCCGACCGGAAAGGTTCTCTGA
- a CDS encoding DUF6104 family protein, producing the protein MYFTDRGIEELEKRRGEEEVTFEWLAEQLRTFVDLNPDFEVPVERLATWLARLDDEDDEDA; encoded by the coding sequence ATGTACTTCACGGACCGTGGCATCGAGGAACTGGAGAAGCGGCGCGGCGAGGAGGAGGTCACCTTCGAGTGGCTGGCCGAGCAGCTGCGTACGTTCGTCGATCTCAACCCCGACTTCGAGGTGCCGGTCGAGCGCCTGGCGACCTGGCTGGCCCGGCTGGACGACGAGGACGACGAGGACGCGTGA
- a CDS encoding PadR family transcriptional regulator, protein MAPVFAHGRLRLYLLKLLDEAPRHGYEVIRLLEERFQGLYAPSAGTVYPRLAKLEAEGLVTHATEGGRKVYSITDAGREELAGRSGELADLELEIRDSLAELAAEIRDDVRGAAGRLRSDMRAAASESRTDRDKQSSPFGDLGDFGDFGNLGDLADSKAWRAAKEEVRRAKEEWQEQARRAKDESRRAREEAQQARRQAKEAQDRAREQMRDAARQVQEHFARGDWPSGVREGLAEITGQLGGFARSGGWSTFGRPWSADAEVADETGAPETVHASDWAEDVPATDDPARDLDRLLDRFRDTVRDAARDHGVTDAQLTEARHHLGAAATRIEALLAPPETDGKKKDG, encoded by the coding sequence ATGGCCCCCGTATTCGCGCACGGCCGACTGCGCCTGTATCTGCTCAAGCTCCTGGACGAGGCCCCGCGCCACGGCTACGAGGTGATCCGGCTGCTGGAGGAGCGCTTCCAGGGCCTGTACGCCCCCTCCGCCGGTACGGTCTACCCCCGGCTGGCCAAGCTGGAGGCCGAGGGCCTGGTCACCCACGCCACCGAGGGCGGCCGCAAGGTCTACTCGATCACCGACGCCGGACGCGAGGAGCTGGCGGGCCGCAGCGGTGAACTGGCCGATCTGGAGCTGGAGATCCGCGACTCCCTCGCCGAACTGGCCGCCGAGATCCGCGACGACGTGCGCGGGGCCGCGGGCCGGCTCCGCAGCGACATGCGGGCGGCCGCCTCCGAGTCCCGTACGGACCGGGACAAGCAGTCCTCCCCCTTCGGGGACCTGGGCGACTTCGGGGACTTCGGCAACCTGGGCGACCTCGCGGACAGCAAGGCGTGGCGCGCGGCCAAGGAGGAGGTGCGCCGGGCCAAGGAGGAGTGGCAGGAGCAGGCGCGCCGGGCGAAGGACGAGTCCCGCCGGGCCCGCGAGGAGGCCCAGCAGGCCCGCCGCCAGGCCAAGGAGGCCCAGGACCGGGCGCGTGAGCAGATGCGGGACGCCGCCCGTCAGGTGCAGGAGCACTTCGCCCGGGGCGACTGGCCCTCCGGCGTACGGGAGGGCCTGGCCGAGATCACCGGCCAGCTCGGCGGCTTCGCCCGCTCGGGCGGCTGGTCCACGTTCGGCAGGCCCTGGTCCGCCGACGCGGAGGTGGCCGACGAGACCGGAGCACCCGAGACCGTCCACGCCTCCGACTGGGCCGAGGACGTCCCGGCCACGGACGACCCGGCCCGCGACCTGGACCGCCTGCTGGACCGGTTCCGCGACACGGTCCGGGACGCGGCCCGCGACCACGGCGTGACGGACGCCCAGCTGACCGAGGCCCGCCACCACCTGGGCGCGGCGGCGACCCGCATCGAGGCGCTGCTGGCCCCGCCGGAGACGGACGGGAAGAAGAAGGACGGCTGA
- a CDS encoding GNAT family N-acetyltransferase — translation MDELTAPEGFLLRPWLPADAPAVLRAFEPDEMGRQTDRPVFDLAGALVWIAERARERGARTDYSWAVVGEKGEALGCVALQDINRTHDTAWVSYWTTESARGQGVASAGVRAVARWAFRKQGLYRLELGHRTDNHASCRVARRAGFATEGIERSRLRYGRTRYDIERHARLADDVVNFD, via the coding sequence ATGGATGAACTGACCGCCCCTGAAGGGTTTCTGCTCCGTCCCTGGCTCCCCGCCGACGCCCCCGCCGTCCTCCGTGCCTTCGAGCCGGACGAGATGGGCCGCCAGACGGACCGGCCCGTCTTCGACCTCGCGGGCGCGCTGGTCTGGATCGCGGAACGTGCGCGGGAGCGCGGGGCCCGGACCGACTACTCCTGGGCCGTCGTGGGGGAGAAGGGCGAGGCGCTCGGCTGTGTGGCCCTCCAGGACATCAACCGGACCCATGACACGGCCTGGGTCTCCTACTGGACCACGGAGAGCGCCCGCGGCCAGGGGGTCGCCTCCGCGGGCGTACGGGCGGTGGCGCGCTGGGCGTTCCGCAAGCAGGGGCTGTACCGGCTGGAGCTGGGCCACCGTACCGACAACCACGCCTCCTGCCGGGTCGCCCGGCGGGCCGGGTTCGCGACCGAGGGAATCGAGCGGAGCAGGCTGCGCTACGGCCGCACCCGGTACGACATCGAGCGGCACGCCCGGCTGGCCGACGATGTTGTCAACTTTGATTGA
- a CDS encoding Clp protease N-terminal domain-containing protein: protein MFERFTRGARATVKGAVAQAERAGAASVTEEHLLLALLEQDGSRASFALASLGLPRRRASLEAAFTEARRRGGLTRADTEALAEIGIDIGAVVSRVEGAHGEGALAAGRTGRRWWSGHRPFAPGARAILEKSLRIALGRGDRSIGEEHLLLALTATPGTTADVLAEHGATYATVHRALYGPEADGRGHAKAG from the coding sequence ATGTTCGAACGGTTCACCCGAGGGGCCCGCGCGACCGTCAAGGGGGCCGTGGCGCAGGCGGAGCGCGCCGGGGCCGCGTCGGTCACCGAGGAACACCTCCTGCTCGCGCTGCTGGAACAGGACGGCAGCCGGGCCTCCTTCGCCCTCGCCTCCCTCGGCCTGCCCCGCCGCCGCGCCTCGCTGGAGGCCGCCTTCACCGAGGCCCGCCGCCGGGGCGGGCTCACCCGGGCCGACACCGAGGCCCTCGCGGAGATCGGCATCGACATCGGGGCGGTCGTCTCCCGCGTCGAAGGGGCCCACGGCGAGGGCGCCCTCGCCGCCGGCCGCACCGGCCGCCGGTGGTGGTCGGGGCACCGCCCCTTCGCCCCGGGGGCCAGGGCCATCCTGGAGAAGTCGCTCCGCATCGCCCTGGGCCGCGGCGACCGCTCCATCGGCGAGGAACACCTCCTGCTCGCCCTCACCGCCACCCCCGGCACCACCGCCGACGTCCTCGCGGAGCACGGAGCGACCTACGCCACCGTCCACCGCGCGCTGTACGGGCCGGAGGCCGACGGGCGGGGGCACGCGAAGGCGGGGTGA
- a CDS encoding sigma factor-like helix-turn-helix DNA-binding protein, protein MTEATDLAARAGDRDPRVGLRAVAALRRLLEQLEAVQVRSARVQGWSWQEIAAELGVSRQAVHKKYGRR, encoded by the coding sequence ATGACCGAAGCAACGGATCTGGCCGCCCGCGCCGGTGACCGCGACCCGCGCGTCGGACTGCGGGCGGTGGCCGCGCTGCGGCGGCTGCTGGAGCAGCTCGAAGCCGTGCAGGTGCGCAGTGCCCGCGTCCAGGGCTGGTCCTGGCAGGAGATCGCCGCCGAGCTGGGCGTCAGCCGGCAGGCCGTGCACAAGAAGTACGGGAGGCGCTGA